Proteins encoded within one genomic window of Theobroma cacao cultivar B97-61/B2 chromosome 7, Criollo_cocoa_genome_V2, whole genome shotgun sequence:
- the LOC18594447 gene encoding putative disease resistance protein At3g14460, which produces MLRDIRAVLDDAEGKQMKDQYVKNWLADLQDLAYDVDDILDEFATEALGRKLTSLEEPQGIKNKVQKIIHACFSSKTFMFNKKMVSKIKEISARINDLATKRTQLELRGINEGSRSDRMIQRLQPTSLVDETQVYGRQEEKAALLELLLSNDGTDNEASVIPIVGMGGIGKTTLAQLLYNDTCIQNSFDDKAWVCVSDDFNAIKIAKTILQSIAPDCCTNVNDLNLLQVKLKEKLAGKKFLLVLDNIWNESYLELTNLLSPFGVGTKILVTTRSHDVSSIMGTVEAYPLQQLSEEDCLSVFSQHALRANDFSGHPELKEVGEIIVKKCNGLPLAAKAIGGLLRTRLDYEAWKGISESEIWGIPEEKCSIIPALRLSYHHLPSHLKRCFAYCSILHKDYEFGEEEIILLWKAEGFLQPASLGTQLEVLGSQYFRDLVSRSFFQTSTRNKSRFVMHDLVNDLAQSVAGEICSKLENDKQLRFSEGTRHSSYVRGWFDGMKKFEAFNQTKHLRTFLQFPGSSWAPEGDCYLSNNVLFDLLPKLRCLRVLSLKGYRIIELPNFFQNLIHLRYLDFSHTTIESLPDSICALYNLETLLLYGCRSLQNLPSNLQILVNLRVLDITYTPSMKGIPVGIGNLTNLRKLSDFVLGKGDGHHIQEMKNLLNLKGKLCISGLENIVNAQDAWEAKLIYKSGLGTLELKWSREFDNNRNKEIEEEVLNLLEPHKKLEELFIQDYGGTKFPIWMNSSLQNLSSLVLKGCKNCVSLPSIGKLPLLKNLSIAGMDELKKVGIEFYGENHSNVFALLQSLSFENMPRWKEWDLVDEQVEKFPSLIELSIKNCPQLLGRLPNHLRSLEKLEIRDCAQMVVSLSDLPKLSELIIHACAELVLRDDADFLSIKGVNLSSVVKFSTATERLVSTSTTLEHCKIDSCEGLTYLLLKKLGLLGSVRKLEIYKCPQLVLLEPDEVEEAEEELFQVGNLWNIESLEIMQIGLHMESLRIRKHFLPFLTEMSIQNCPNIVCFAKNNLPPLLKKLVMVNCDNLRCLVDEGENISITNISPLEFLYIRECPSLISLSLPVRLRHLELSSCSKLASLSESGKLPIGLKYLNLFVCPELESIAEAIDENACLEFFYIWGCGIKSLPQGFDKLNHLQSIQITRCSNLVSLEGFLPTTNLTNLWISNCKNLRALPNCMHNLTSLRQLQVENDSGDQISIPEEGISTNLTSLSISMPRNYESRLEWGLHRLTSLKTLTITGRGCPNMVAFPPEQIGMMLPSSLTDLSIVNFENLKCLSSKGFQNLSSLHHLRIICFPKLTSLPEKDRLHSLLMLLIIDCPLLEEECERNKGREWSKIAYVPCVESHYL; this is translated from the coding sequence ATGCTGCGGGATATCCGTGCCGTGCTTGATGATGCCGAGGGGAAGCAGATGAAGGATCAGTATGTGAAGAACTGGTTGGCCGATCTTCAAGACTTGGCTTACGATGTCGATGACATTTTGGACGAGTTTGCCACTGAAGCTTTGGGGCGCAAGTTGACATCCTTGGAGGAACCTCAAGGCATAAAAAATAAGGTACAAAAGATCATTCATGCTTGTTTCTCTTCaaaaactttcatgtttaataAGAAGATGGTGTCCAAGATTAAAGAGATCAGTGCTAGAATAAATGATTTGGCCACAAAAAGAACTCAATTGGAATTGCGAGGCATTAATGAGGGATCAAGGTCCGATAGAATGATACAAAGGCTTCAGCCTACTTCTTTGGTGGATGAAACTCAGGTGTACGGTAGGCAAGAAGAAAAGGCAGCATTACTTGAATTGCTTTTGAGCAATGATGGCACTGACAATGAAGCTTCTGTGATTCCCATCGTTGGCATGGGAGGAATTGGCAAGACAACTCTTGCGCAACTTCTCTATAATGATACTTGTATACAAAATTCTTTTGATGACAAGGCATGGGTGTGCGTTTCTGATGATTTTAATGCCATTAAGATAGCGAAGACAATTTTACAGTCAATCGCTCCTGATTGTTGTACCAATGTTAATGATCTCAATTTGCTTCAAGTCAAGTTGAAGGAGAAGCTGGCTGGGAAAAAGTTTTTGCTTGTCTTGGATAATATCTGGAATGAGAGTTATCTGGAGTTGACCAATCTACTCTCTCCATTTGGAGTTGGAACCAAAATTCTCGTCACAACACGGAGTCACGATGTTTCTTCTATTATGGGCACTGTTGAAGCTTACCCACTACAACAGTTATCAGAGGAGGATTGTCTATCTGTATTTTCTCAGCATGCATTAAGAGCAAATGATTTTAGTGGGCATCCTGAATTAAAAGAAGTTGGGGAAATTATAGTGAAAAAGTGCAACGGCTTACCTTTGGCAGCTAAAGCCATCGGTGGTTTACTACGCACTAGACTGGACTATGAGGCATGGAAAGGTATATCAGAGAGCGAGATATGGGGCATACCAGAAGAGAAATGTAGCATAATTCCTGCTTTACGATTGAGCTATCATCATCTTCCTTCACATTTGAAGCGATGCTTCGCATATTGCTCTATACTCCATAAGGATTATGAATTTGGGGAGGAGGAGATAATCTTGTTATGGAAAGCAGAAGGTTTTCTACAACCAGCAAGCCTTGGAACTCAACTCGAAGTTCTAGGTAGTCAATATTTTCGAGATCTAGTATCAAGGTCATTTTTTCAAACATCTACTAGGAACAAGTCTCGATTTGTAATGCATGATCTTGTCAATGATCTGGCTCAATCGGTTGCAGGGGAAATATGCTCcaaattggagaatgataAACAGTTGAGATTTTCGGAAGGTACTCGACATTCATCTTATGTTCGTGGTTGGTTTGATGGAATGAAAAAGTTTGAAGCCTTCAATCAAACAAAGCATTTACGAACCTTTCTACAGTTTCCTGGATCGTCATGGGCACCTGAAGGTGATTGTTATTTAAGTAACAATGTCCTCTTTGATTTGCTGCCCAAACTTCGGTGCTTAAGAGTTCTTTCTTTGAAAGGGTATCGCATCATTGAGTTAccaaacttttttcaaaacttaataCATTTGCGCTACTTGGACTTTTCTCATACTACAATTGAAAGTTTGCCTGATTCAATTTGCGCCCTTTATAATTTAGAAACTTTACTATTATATGGGTGTAGATCTCTTCAAAATCTACCCTCAAATTTACAAATTCTAGTCAATTTGCGTGTTCTCGACATCACTTATACACCTTCAATGAAAGGGATACCGGTTGGAATTGGTAACTTAACCAATCTTCGAAAACTAtctgattttgttttgggcAAAGGTGATGGACATCATATACAAGAGATGAAGAATTTGTTAAATCTGAAGGGTAAGCTTTGTATCTCAGGGTTAGAGAACATTGTTAATGCTCAAGATGCATGGGAGGCTAAGTTAATATATAAGTCTGGCCTTGGCACATTAGAACTAAAGTGGAGTAGAGAATTTGATAAtaatagaaataaagaaattgaagaagagGTCTTGAATTTGCTTGAACCTCATAAAAAGCTTGAAGAGCTCTTCATTCAGGATTATGGTGGTACAAAATTTCCGATTTGGATGAATTCTTCATTACAAAATTTGTCGTCTTTGGTTCTCAAGGGCTGTAAAAATTGCGTATCACTACCATCAATTGGAAAATTACCATTGTTGAAGAATCTTTCTATTGCTGGAATGGATGAGTTAAAAAAGGTTGGCATTGAGTTCTATGGGGAGAATCACTCAAATGTATTTGCTTTGTTACAGAGTTTGAGCTTTGAGAATATGCCACGATGGAAGGAATGGGACTTAGTTGATGAGCAAGTTGAGAAATTCCCTAGCCTCATCGAGCTTTCCATCAAAAACTGCCCTCAATTGTTGGGAAGGTTGCCTAACCATCTTCGTTCCTTGGAGAAGCTTGAAATTCGTGACTGTGCACAAATGGTGGTTTCACTTTCAGACCTTCCAAAGCTGTCTGAATTAATAATACATGCATGTGCAGAGTTGGTGCTCAGAGATGATGCAGACTTTCTCTCAATAAAAGGAGTCAATCTTTCAAGTGTTGTAAAGTTTTCTACTGCAACAGAAAGGCTGGTATCAACATCAACAACATTGGAGCATTGTAAGATTGACAGTTGTGAGGGATTGACATATTTATTGCTAAAGAAGTTGGGACTGTTGGGCTCTGTCCGTAAATTGGAAATTTATAAATGTCCACAACTTGTGTTGTTAGAGCCAGATGAGGTAGAGGAGGCAGAAGAGGAGCTGTTTCAAGTTGGGAATCTTTGGAATATTGAATCTTTGGAAATAATGCAAATTGGTCTCCATATGGAATCTTTGAGAATAAGAAAgcattttctcccatttctTACAGAGATGAGTATTCAAAACTGCCCAAACATAGTTTGTTTTGCAAAGAACAACTTACCCCCGCTTTTGAAGAAGTTAGTGATGGTAAATTGCGACAATTTGCGATGTTTGGTGGATGAAGGAGAAAATATAAGCATCACTAACATATCTCCTCTTGAGTTTTTGTATATTCGTGAATGTCCATCTCTAATATCATTATCATTACCCGTTAGGCTTCGACATCTTGAACTTTCGAGTTGCTCAAAGCTAGCTTCCTTATCAGAAAGTGGCAAGTTACCCATAGGGCTTAAATATCTTAACCTTTTTGTCTGCCCAGAGCTCGAATCCATTGCAGAAGCAATTGACGAAAACGCttgtcttgaatttttttatatctgGGGGTGTGGTATTAAATCTTTACCGCAAGGATTCGACAAGCTCAACCATCTTCAGAGTATTCAAATAACTCGATGTTCAAATCTAGTCTCGTTGGAAGGGTTTTTGCCCACCACCAATTTGACTAACCTTTGGATCTCTAACTGTAAAAATTTGCGAGCCCTGCCGAATTGCATGCACAACCTCACTTCTCTTCGACAATTGCAGGTTGAGAATGATTCAGGTGATCAGATATCCATTCCAGAAGAGGGTATCTCTACCAACCTAACATCACTTTCCATCTCAATGCCCAGAAATTATGAGTCTCGACTTGAATGGGGATTGCATAGACTCACCTCTCTTAAAACACTTACCATTACTGGTAGAGGATGTCCGAATATGGTGGCGTTTCCACCAGAGCAGATAGGAATGATGCTACCTTCCTCTCTCACCGATTTGAGCATTGTAAATTTCGAAAATTTGAAATGCCTATCCTCCAAAGGCTTTCAAAACCTCAGCTCTCTTCATCATTTGCGCATCATCTGTTTCCCTAAGCTCACATCTCTTCCTGAAAAAGACAGGCTTCACTCGCTTTTGAtgttattaattattgattgtCCATTGCTAGAGGAAGAATGCGAAAGGAACAAAGGACGAGAGTGGTCCAAGATAGCCTACGTACCTTGTGTTGAAAGTCATTATCTCTGA